The stretch of DNA GGATGAAGCTGAAGGAGTATGTGTGGAACGACATGATCCGTTCATTAAAAACTTGTTGAACATCCCAAATCTAGCCGAATTAGAGACATTGTTGTGCTAGACTTAATTTGGATGCTATGTATGGATGATTTGTGCTATTTTCTATTCGAACTTTGATGAATCTTGGCCTCTCCTGGTAAGTTAAAATGCGGCTTGAAATGCATGCGGCTACGGTTTGATAGTGTTCTCCCGCATCCGTGTCTTTAGATTCGTTACCTGTCCGCGAACAGATACGGAAGGAAATTTGTGGGGTGCCTATGaagatgctccaagaacacattcATTAATAGAAAGTGGAAGGTTTCAGAATCCAAGGGGAAAAAGACCTCACTCATCATATTCGGTGGTGGAGCATTGCCGCTGTGTGGGCTCGATCGATAAGATGACGGCAGTCACGTTGTGGGGCACTGTGTAGGGTTTGAACCACATGGCTGTACATCGCGACTGCTTCATGTCCTTTCCTCAATGTCTCCAATGAGCAGCTAATAACATGCATGAACAAACAACACTACTTAAGTACTACTAGTACATACGGAGTCACCAAGAAGCACATCACATCTTTACCACTTTACTTTTACTGGACCTGTCTCAGACATCTTCGACCTGTCGCTGCTCTGGAGGCCCGAGAAGAGCTGCTGAACAAGCTCCTCCTCGTCGAGGGTGCCTGCGACATCAATCGATCCGGCAGCGTGAGGAGGAGGAGTTTTCTGACTCTCCTGCGAAACCGCGCGCTGGGCTGTCCCCCAAGGAAAAAGCCGACAATGCCGCCGACCTCAGGATGCTTGTACTGGGAGGCGCCCGCCGTGGCCTCGTTCCCCAGGTGTCCGCCGGGGTCTTCGTCCTGGCGGCGTGCTCCACTCGTGGGTGCGGGACGAGCTTGACCTCATGTAACGTTCGCGAACTCTCTCTCATGAGCGGCGACGGTACGATCTACCGCGCCGTGGTAAACCGGCGAGGGATGGTAATTTTTTGCTGTTGACAAAGGCCAGACGCGGTAGCGGGAGGGCGCACGAGGAAGTGGTAACCATTacgcgcgcgagagagagagaaagagagagagagatggcgCAGCCACCGCAATGGAAGGCGATGTACCAGTATGTGGCGATACGGGCGCACGACGGCTGCGCCCGCGTCGAGGAAAGTGTCGCCGCCGCGCGTAGGGAGCTGGCGTCCCCGCTGGTGCTAGACACCCGCAACGCTGCTGGGAGTTACACCTTGTTGCATTCCGCGATGACCCACGTCGAGCACGCATCCGGCTGCCTCTCCGGCGTCATATTCAGCATGCTGGTGGCCGAGCTCCTGGCGCTCCATGGCTGCGGGGCCGTCCCGTCGAGGCCGGTGGCTGGCATCGGTGACCTCCGCCGCGACCGCGACGACCACGACGAGTGGCTCGCTCTGAGCAGGCTCGAGGCCGCCAGGGAGCAGGCCCGGGACGCGCTCCGCGGGGTGGAGGGTACCTTCACCCTCCTGGCCTCCGTCCGGTTCATGCTTCACAGCCGGACCCCCGACGCTGCCGGGCGCCGGCAAGTCATGGAAGAGCAGCTCCACGCCGCCGCCGTCGAACTCCAGGCCGTGGTGGGCAGCGTGGCCAACATGTCCGCGCTGGCCTTCTTGGCCACCCAGCCCGCCATCCGCAACCGCATCCAGTGACAGGTCTCTTGCCTTGATTAGCTCTGCACGATCTGCTTGCTTGATATCCATTGTTCGCGTTGGCTAGGGCTAGCCCTGCATGATCTAGGACCTAATTAGATGGACTGATGATGCAGTAGCGATTCGAACTACTTTGCTGTTTGTCGATCTGAAATCCCAGAGTTGTTTGTTGGTAATTAGGTTTGGTTAATCACCTAATTACTACCATGATGTATGATGATGCGTCGATCATGCCTGCGTGTGGGTTCCTACGTTTGTTGCAACTTGCAACGTACATTGGCAGTGCCGTTTTACTTTGTGGTGGCATTGCACCTTGCAGTTGTTTGAACTACGATCAGCGAGCGATAGAAAGGTGCACAATCGCGGACGTGGTGTTTCTGTGCCCCAGCTAAATGAGCTCGGGTGAACAATAAAATTCAtaaatatattaaaaaaatgaaCTATTTTTTGGTGAAAACATCGACAAATGTTTTCAGTGCTCACAAAATTTCATTGTGAAATGACATTCGTGAAAATCGTGGTAAAAAAACAAAATCGATGCTTCAAAAGTGCTATTTCCAGAAGCATTTCGAgtgttgattttttttcttttgccaTGACTTCTGCGAATGTTATTTCACCATAAATTTTTGCAAGCACTAAAAGCATTTGTCGAAGATGACGACAAAAAGTTTTCAGATTTTCTTAAGTCTATTTTCATGATTTTACCGTTCACGAGGTCAAATGAACTCCCGGGCAGAATATGACTTTTGCACAGTCGCCTGCTTTTTACCGTGAGGGATTTCTTTTTATTTTGGTGAGCCATTTTCTTTATTGGACAGGACTACGGAGCAGCTAGCAGCGTCGCGTCTGTTCTTTCCCCGTGCGGCCGTGCTGTTCTGAGCCCTTGCACGTGTGGTAGCGAACGAGAAAAGGGCTCTAATGCAGTGCAGTGGTCCATCTCCCGCCCGCATGGGCTGCCCAAACCCCGTGCTTTCAGCCTTTTATCATGAGCGAGGACGTCCTGGACAAGGTGGACACGGCGACCACTGGTTGCCGGGCAATCTCATCGACAACTTTTTCATGGCGATTGGAGCTAGACATGATATTTGCAAGTGTAGTTAAGGACATTTTTATATTTCATAAATATTATTTTAAATATATGCATATTTTTTAAATAATAcgtgaaatttttgaaaagtaatttatttgttttgtatttATAATATTTATACTGCAAGAATAATTAAACCATAGTTTTATTACTGAGATTAGAATTTACATACCTTTAAAAATTTATAAAATAACAGGTGCGGATGTCAAGACGTAATGGGTTGAGTGCTTAAGTTTTGCTGTGTGCTAGCCATGGTTCGCCTTTTCAAGATCCGGGGCTTATATTTTTCGTTCTAATTCCAGATACTGCCTTGACAGGCGGGACCTATTGGTCATAGAGACGGAAAAACTGAAAATGCCAACGTCAACGAGGGCTTCCGTGTGAGAAGTAAAAATAAATCGAGGGAGTTTGTGCGAAAAAATAGGCCACACGCCCTCCTCCCTGCCTTCCCGTCACTAACAGCGGGACACGTGCCACGCAGGCGAGACTAGTCAGCGCTATTTTCGTATCCAAACTCAATTTATACATCCGAGCCAAGTTTTTACACATGTTTAATGTATGCCGCAAGTTCTAACACCAAAGTGATCTTTCATGCCAAGTTCTAACACCATCAGTGTAATTGACTCTTAAGGAAATACAGTGTTATACGCTAGGCTAGTACACTGTCGTTGGCCCACTTGACTTAATGATGCGGCCTCTGGTGGCCCAACAGAGCCACAGTACGCCTGACTGTTCTTACCATGCACTTTTAGTTTTCTCCCCCATGCTAAACCACCAGAATGCACACTTTTTTGTCTATTTCTTTAGTACAGTATAATCGAAGTCGTTCATATATACGAGCATACACTCATCTTTATGAACGCAATCACGCACATCTCATCCCTATGAGCACATTCGAGAGGCTAAGCCAGCATAGTATCTTGAGATTCTTCATTTTGCTACTAGTCAGGTACCTGATTTTTTTTTGTCCTTCAATCAATTTCGTAGTCTTTTTTTTAGACAAGTCAATTTCGTAGTCGTACGTTAGCGAGCGATGTATTGCCAATTTTTTCAATGGATCCATCGATTTCTTCTTTGGCCCAAGTCTGTTTCAACGTTTTCTATTGCAGGCCTGAGTTTTTCATTTCTGGGCCTTGTAGGAGGTCGTCCGGTACTAAGCTTGAAGCTTTCTCGATCGTGGTGGTGTGCACGACTCTATGTGTATGGATCCCCTCAAAAAACTATGTATGGTTATTTTTATTTCATCCTGTTTTGTTATTTTTCATTTCATTTTTTTGTATGTGTTTATAAATTGTTGATATCTCcgttgtgtgtgtgtgcgcgcgcggcACGAGCGTTAGTGCCTCTGCATGTGCGTgaacaagagagggggagagatggGGAGGCAGCATCAGCAACGCAGTTTATTTTCGATCGAGAGACAATTATTATTTAGTACACATGCAAGGTTTATGTAATTTGTGTGAAATTTTTATTGTTGTGACAAAGTTGCACTAATAAATAAATGTCCTTGCGTATTTTAAACAGTGCAAGTTCTATGTATTATGTGTGCAAATTTTGTCAtcacttttatttattttcttaatTTCGTTCTTCTTGGAGGACAATGCTAATGCCCTGATTCATTCTACATTAGAATAAAAAATGCTATATGTACTTCTTTCTTTATCATggctctatttgttttctttttctttctattttttcTATCATGTTTTTTGACTATTTACTGTAGAGCAACAGCCTCACAGTCCTTTTATTCCGTATTCTTTTTGCCTAGGCCTGTTTAAATCCGCTCCCACCGGGAGTCGAACCCAGGACCTGGGGTGCTACTAAGGTCGCTGCAACCACTAGGCTACAGGCCCGTTCGCTTTTTTCTGTCATGTTAATGACTTGACGAGCTTTACCAACATGGTGAACTTCATGACACTTAGCATCGTTAGCCTGCGTGACCGGCTTATATACttggggagagagagagagacttgGGCATCCATACCATCGATCATAAACCCatagttcatcagatcccaacaaataCACCACAAAAAAggattatatcgaatagatctccaaaacATCGAGTGGAACATtgattgaagatcaaagagagagagagaagaagccatccagctaCTAGCTATGAActgatacgtctcaaacgtatctacttttccaaacacttcttctctttgttttggactctaatttgcatgatttgaatgtcactaacccggactgatgttgttgttagcagaattgccatggtgttatttttgtgcagaaataaaagttctcggataTAGCTGAAAATTTACCGAGAATGATTTagtaatatataaaaaatattggccaTAGTGGGCCCACCAGGGCGCCACAAGCCCAGGGGCGCGCCTGGcaggcttgtgggcccctggAAGCTGTCGCAACCCTAACTCCAACTCCATAAGTAGCAATTCATccgaaaaaaatcagagagaaggaatcattgtgttttacaatacggagccaccgccagcTCCTGGTCTTCATctggagggctgatctggaggccgttcggggctccggagatgGGGATTTGACgttgtcgtcatcatcaaccttcctccatcaccaatttcctGATGCTCACCACCGGAAGTGGGTAATTCTTTTGTAAGCTTGCTTAACGGTGATGGggtggatgagatttatcatgtaatcgagttagttttgttagggctcgatccctagtatccactatgtttcgagattgatgttgctactttgctatgcttaatgcttgtcactagggcccaagtgccatgatttcagatctgaacccttTATATTTTCacgaatatatttgtgttcttgatcctatcttgcaagtggTACGCACGtaaggagttcatgtattcactatgtgctaatgctttgttccagttctctactaaaaggaggccttaatatcccttagtttccttatggacccttcctgcatgggagggtaggacaagaGATGTCATGCAAATTCTTATCGCAaacatgtatgactatatacagactacatgcctacattacattgaggAATTGGAGCTAGCTTTGTGTCGCCTtgggttatgactgttacatgatgaatatcatcaaCATAATTATGCATCACGGATACAATGCGTATGAGCTTTTTGCATGTTGATCTTTCCTAAGTTACTTTCATTGATGTtgttgttacaatcactataaaactaCTATGGTTTCTATTGTTATTGTTACTACGGCTAtcaaactatcatattactgtgctactgatcactttgctacagatatttaattcttcaggtgtggttgagttgacaactcaactgctaatacttgcaaatattctttggctccccttgtgtcaaatcgataaatttgggttgaataatctaccctcgaaaactgttgtgatcccctatacttgtgtgtaATCAAGATTTTTTTCTAGGGCTGTTGCCGGAGAGCATAGCTCTATTTgctgagtcacttgggatttatattttttgatcactatgaagaatctgaaggatgatAAGACGAAGATCgttccctctaagacgaggggaggtaaggaactagcatctagctctgcacttgattcaccttctgttttgaatAGGCTTGCGACACCATCACCTGTTATTAATTCTAGTATGTCGCAAGTAATTGAgtaattgatgatgctacttctgatatgaatgatgcttatgatgatgctagtgcTATGCTTGATGAAACTGTACCACTAGGTGAATTTCATAATGAACAACTtgctaaaactaaatctaaagaAATTGAGAATGTTGAAACTGATGAAATTTATGAATCACCTATTATACTTAGCTCTCCTAGAATTGAAATTCCGAAGGTACCCGATGGGTATGTTATGGACGGGGAGATAGCTAGCGAAattcttgcttgtaatgatagagaAGATGTTAAAAAACTACTACGtaagcttaaagaaaaatatATGATGGAGAAAAAGAAGTATGATCCTAAGTTTGTTACTTCTcctatctttgttactaataAAGATTTTGAATtatctgtcgatcctgagttaattactttggttgaatcagatccttttcatggttatgaaattaaatgatatagccaccctattttcTTATGAGGAAAAGATCTGCTACTACTACACTCttaagttgtttcctttctcGTTAAAGGGTGATGCCAAGATATAGTTTAATACTCTTACtactggttgtgtgcgtagtccccatgatatgatataTTACTTCTTTGAAAATTATTttcctactcataagaaacaagctgccttacaggaaatatttaactttatgcaaattgaagaagaTAATCTCCCTCAAGCTTGGGGGAAGCTTCTttagttacttaatgctttgcctgatcatcctcttaagaaaaatgaaatacttaatatcttttataatggactaaccgatactTCTAGGGACTACCTAGATAATTATGCTGGTTGTATTTTAAGGGAACGAACTGTTGAACAAGCTGGAgaactattgaataatatattgaggaatgataatgattggacacttcctgaaccatcacctaaaccaactccgaagaagaggggtattctatttctcagtatTGAAGATACGCAAGAGACAAAGAAATCTATAAAAAAAGgttattaaagctgaagatgttaagaatttaccacctattgaagaaatacacggtctcgGCACCCCGACgcaggtagtagaggtaaattctcttataaGGTTTGATGAATGTTATATTCCTTATAATAAATCttctagtcaatgcttggatgaatttgataagtACATTGTTAAGCAAGAAcatttcaatgcttatgttaaGAAACAATTGAAATGCAATGCCTTCATGATTGATCGCTTGACTGACTTGATGTTTGAGATTGCAAATGATATTAAAGGTCTTGgaaaacatgcttccatggttcaAATTCAGTTAGAACAAGTTCCTAAGTCACAAAATGATTTTCTTAATGAGATGAATAAATATGAATAATTACCGGATCCAAAAccgaacccgatagcttaacgacgacccgttacggtggatgccacgtgtcggttacccttaaCGAATACACTTCCATGACGCACCATTTATCAttatggaagtggacactttcgtgaaGATAATTTGAGTATTGTCAtagaacacttctatgacaacacaAATGTAACTATCTGGATTCTATCATAATATCGTCATgaatgtacatgcatgacagaaaacgtgaactactgtgacaaacacgtatcatcacggaagtggtTTTTATAGTGAAGTATAATAATACAaatattattgcctttagggcatatttctaaCAAACTCTTCGTCCGTCAGAGCCGCCTCCGCGAAGAGGCACAACGGGTACTCCGGCTGCTGCAATGGTTTCTGGTCCCCCTCGCCGTCGGAGGAGATGACGATCTCTTCCTTGCCGGAGGAGCCGACCGTTGTTGATGCTCAGGGCCCCGGAGAGCAAGGGCGGCGGTGCCAAGATTCACTTAATGACGAACTGTCGCCGCCACCACCTCCGCCTGCTAGCGGGGAGAACCAAGATTTCGGTATCGCCGCTAGAGTTGGAAGGGCTCGGAGAGGAGTAGGAGGGGCTGGGTGTGGATTTGCATCGCCTGCGTGCGGCTTAAATAGTCGCGGCCATGACCGGGCAACTGGGCTATCggccctgtcggtgtcaaaaccggcggatctcgggtagggggtcccgaactgtgcgtctaaggcggatggtaacaggaggcaggggacacgatgttttacccaggttcgggccctcttgatggaggtaaaaccctacgtcctgcttgatttattcttgatgatatgggtattacaagagttgatctaccacgagatcgtagaggctaaaccctagaagctagcttatggaatgattgttgtatatgatctatcgactagcctggccttggtttatatgatgcaccagaggcctaggataacaagagtcctagccgaatatgccggtggggaggagtccttgtctttaTCACCAAGTCtcgtggaatcttccatgtatgtggcaactgtccgaactggcccatgagtatacggccatgggggtcctcggcccaatctaacagatcgggagatgacgtggtgagtaccccctagtccaggacactgtcagtagccccctgaaccggtcttcaagttagggacgctcctcgattcttccgaactgttcttcatcttcggttgtcggtcttgaaaactggttcaacaaatcttctcatcttcgatcttgaggatcgcggaaatgcattcggcgagtttacacgtcgggtatccgaggagcccctttaagtttccgacctttatcaatgccttgttattttatgccacacctcgggtttgaagttgttcccgggcggcagcgtgctcttgcgtccgagctccaatgccggactgcattcgaggtatcttttgcagccgagcaccaacgctggaccgctttccgagctccaacgccggaatgtatccgagctccaacgccggactgtatccgagctccaacgccggactatgtccaagctccaacgccggactatcataaatcaccttggttcaaaaaggttgaaggagtttagccaagcttaatgccagaaatgccctctatggagccagccgctagcgcccgagctttatgccggactgcttccgaggtggtgcaccaccccgactgtgggccgattttttgtcaatattttttattggtgcaatttattctccgccgagatatatagccaatAGTCCTCAAGGTGTGTGTCAgtttaaaacccgagatgcacctgaaggatgacgtaagaccgctgatcccagtagccgctgagactcaggttgatttgtaaaatcggcct from Triticum urartu cultivar G1812 chromosome 3, Tu2.1, whole genome shotgun sequence encodes:
- the LOC125547967 gene encoding uncharacterized protein LOC125547967 gives rise to the protein MAQPPQWKAMYQYVAIRAHDGCARVEESVAAARRELASPLVLDTRNAAGSYTLLHSAMTHVEHASGCLSGVIFSMLVAELLALHGCGAVPSRPVAGIGDLRRDRDDHDEWLALSRLEAAREQARDALRGVEGTFTLLASVRFMLHSRTPDAAGRRQVMEEQLHAAAVELQAVVGSVANMSALAFLATQPAIRNRIQ